CTGAACGGCTCCCCTTTCTTTCTTAGGTTTTAATTTCACAAACCCCATGGCATAAGCTGGTCCGGCACTGTTACTTAACAAGTTAAATCCTGTAATGGAAGTATTCTCCTGAACAGCATCTACCGTTTTTAAAATGGAATTGATCTTATTGGAAACTTCTGTAGTTTTTGTCAATCCGGTTCCCGGAGGCATGCTCAATGAATAAATAAAGAATCCGTCATCTTCCATTGGAACAAAACTCTTGGTAGTACTTGTCATCAACCATGCCGAAAGTCCTATAATTCCGGCTACTAATCCTGCTGCAATCCATTTACGACCAATTAAAAATCTTACACCTTTTGCATAACGTTCTGTCATATTATTGAAGCCTGCATTAAAAGCAACGGCGAATCTTTGTCCGAAGCCTTTTTTCTTTCCGCCTTCTTCTGCATGGTGGTTTTTCAAAAATACCGCACATAAGGCTGGTGTTAAAGTAAGAGCGTTTACCGCCGAGATAATAATCGCAATCGCTAAAGTATAGGCAAACTGCTTATAGAATAACCCGGCAGAACCTGACATAAACCCAATGGGAATAAACACCGCAGACATCACCAATGTAATGGAAATAACAGCCCCTGTAATTTCACCCATCGCTTTGTGTGTAGCATCTCTTCCTGAAAGGTCTGTCCCTTCCATATTACTGTGAACCGCCTCTACAACGACAATTGCATCATCTACGACAATACCGATCGCCAGTACAAGAGCGAACAATGTCAATACGTTAATTGTAAATCCTAATACCAAGAGGAAGAAAAAAGTACCGATAATGGCTACCGGAACCGCAATCGCCGGAATAATGGTAGACCTGAAATCCTGTAAGAAAATAAATACAACAATAAACACAAGGATAAATGCTTCTATCAGGGTAGATTTCACCTGTCCTGTTGCTTCATCCAATCTTTCCTTGGTACTCATTACCTTGGTATATTTAATACCTGGAGGGAAGGATTTTGAAAGCTGGTCAATCGCTTTATTGACTCCTATTTCAATTTCATTGGCATTAGACCCTGTGGTCTGCATAATGGCTACGGTAACCGCATTTTTACCATTGGAAAGGTTATCTCCACTGTTATTAATGGAACCAAATTCTACCCTGGCAACATCTTTAAGCCTGATTACATTGGTTCCATCATTTTTAACCACGATATTTTCGTATTGTTCCGGCTTATTCTTCTTTCCTTTGTATCGGATCACATATTCCAATGCAGCATCTGATTCTTCCCCCAATTTACCAGGAGCAGATTCTAAACTGTGATCGGCAATTGCATTCGAAACATCCGTTGGTTCCAATCCATAAGATGCCATTTTCTGAGGGTTCAGCCAGATTCTCATGGAATAATCTTTAATTCCAAAAATCTGTGCTTGTCCTACTCCTTTTACCCTTTTAATTTGTGGGATAAGGTTGATGTTGGCAAAGTTCTGCAGGAAAGTTTCATCATATTGTTTATTATCTTCAGTATAAATATTGAAAATCAATACCATACTATTCTGTTGCTTTGAGGTCGTTAATCCCATTCTTACCACTTCCTGAGGTAATATCGGTGTGGCCTGCTGTACTCTGTTCTGTACATTTACCGCCGCCTGGTCGGCATTTACTCCCTGCTTAAATATTACAGAAATGGTAAATGTTCCGTCATTACTTGCCGTAGACTTCATGTAGCTCATGTCTTCTACCCCGTTGATCTGCTCTTCCAAAGGGGTTACCACAGAACGGATTACCGTTTCACTGTTTCCTCCTGGGTACGAACCTGAAACGGTAATGGTGGGTGGAGAAATGTCCGGGAACCTGGTCACTGCCAGCTGGTTTAACCCGATGATCCCTAAAATGACAATGATAAGGGATATTACCGTCGCCAGTACCGGACGGTCTATTATCTTTTTTAACATTTTCGAATTTTCTAAGAATGATTATAAAATTATTTTGAAGGAGATACTTTTGCCACAACCTGTGCCCCATCTGCAAGGGCATCTATTCTGTTGATGGCGATTTTGTCTCCTGCATTCACTCCATTTTTCACAAAGTAATCTTGAGAAGTGCTTCCAGATACTTCAATCTGCATCATTTTCACTTTATCTTTTCCTTCTAATTTATAGACGAAGAACTTATCCTGAATATCTTTTACAGACGTTTTCGGAAGCTTTACTACACCATCTAATGCATTGTGTATCATCACACGTCCTGTTCCTCCGGATCTTAGAAGTTTATCCGGATTCTGGAACACAGCTTTCATCTGGATACTTCCTGTATTTCTGTCAAAGTTCCCACTGGCATTTTCCAACCTTCCTTTAAAACCATAGGTAGAACCGTCTGCTAAAATAAGCTCTACATTCTCTGTGTTTTCACCTGAAGCAGCAGCTCTGCTATGAGCAATAAAGTCTGCCTCATTCATTGAGAAATAGACATTTACACTGCTTATATTAGAAAGTGTTGTTAATGGTGATGCATCAGACGGGCTGATGAGGTTTCCTACCCTGTTTGGGATTCTTCCTATATAACCGCTCACCGGTGCCTTAATGTATGCGAAATTAGCATTGATCTTTGAAGAACCTAAAGAAGATTGTGCCTGAGCCACTTGTGCTGATGCTGCCTTTAAACTTGCCTGTGCTGTTTTCAGCTGCATATCAGAAACTACTTTTCCTTCTACAAGAGGTTTCAGCTTTTCAACTTCCAGTTTTGCCGATTCCTGAGCTGCTAAAGCGGATTTCAAAGCGGCTGCATTGGTATTTACCTGTTCATTGTATACCGATGGATTAATTCTAAACAATGTTTGCCCTTTGCTCACATATTGTCCTTCTTTTATGTATACAGCTTCCAGGTATCCTGTTACCTGAGCTTTTATTTCTACATTGTCCTGCCCTTCTATACTTCCGGGATACCCCGTTGCAACGTCTTCATTTCCTGACTTCACCTGGATAAAGTCAGTAGGAAGTGCCTGTACCTGCTGCGCATTTTCCTGCGCGTTTCCCGAACCGCAGGAGTACAATATTGCTGCAGTTATAAGTGAAAGTGCCAGATATCCTTTTCTGTAGTTCATAACATTTGTTTTTAAATTTTACAACAGCAAAATAAGTTCATATAATAAGGATGTGCATGTAAAAATCCGGTGAAACGTAGTTAATCGCAGGTGAAACGTATGATACCAAAAATGAAAGGAAAAGTGGTTATTTCTACCATTCAGATCGATAAAAAACGGCTTTATCACTTTAGTATTTCAAAAATACGGTTGAGGTTTCAATTTATACGTTTCACTTTTAAAACTCATCGTTCAGGTTATTTTCCCTTCTAATTTCGCAGTATCAAAACATCAAAAAATAAGTCAATAATTTAAATTTTTATCAAATGAAAAAGTTTTTAGCAATCACAGCGATCGTATTAGGAGTAGGAGTACAGGCTCAAACTACAACACCGAAAAAGGAATCAGGGATAGAATTAATTCCAAAGGCCGGAATCAATATTGCCAATCAATCTATTAAAAATGTAAATGGTGAGAAATCAAAAACATCCTTTCAGGCCGGCTTAGGGGTAAATATTCAAACAGGAATAAAAAACTTTTCTGTACAGCCTGAAGTTAACTTTATCAGCAAGGGAACAAAGTTTAAAAACAGCTTTGGAAGTGAAACATACAACTTTAATTATTTAGAAGTTCCGGTGTTAGCCAAATACAGCTTTGGTCCGGTGTATGTAAATGCAGGACCTTCTATAGGCTTCCTGATGGGAAAGAATGATAAGGTAAAAGCAGCATATGGTAAAACCAAATCCATAGATTTTGGATTACAGATGGGAGCAGGTGTAGCCATTCCTGCAGGACCCGGAAAAGTAATTGTAGATGGCAGATATAATTTAGGATTAAATAATATCTCCGATGAGAAAGGAGTAGATGTAAAAAACAGAGGTTTTGCGATCTCTCTAGGATATGCTATTCCATTGTAATCTTTAATTCATAGCTTTTTCTTCATATGATCCCTTCATGAGCAATTCTTGGGGGGATTTTTATTTATAAGATTGGAAGCTGGAAGTTACTATTGTGCAGACAAAATCTAATAGCTACAGAAAGGTTTGAGGCTCTCTGAAAAGCGTTAATTAAATTGATTTTTCTTTTGTTTTTCAGTCTTCAATAACCTCCAGCATCCTACCATTAATAATCCATCCAGGATTTAAAAATTGATGCCTTTTCCCGGCTTACGATCACTTCCATCTCAGGTTGTTTTCTCAGCTCCAGTTTCAGTTTTCCATTGAAATGATTGAAAATCTGCTTTACAGAATCAATATGAATGATAAACTGTCTATTGGCCCGGAAGAAGAACTTCGGATCCAATTGTTTTTCAAGCTCCTCCAATGTTTGAGGAATATTTTCTACTACACCAGTGTTCAGCATGGCCTTACTGATTCCCAATTCTGTATAAAAGTATAAAATGTCTTCTGCCAATACTGTTTTATATCCATCACGATGAACGATAAGGAATCGTTTTCTATAGTCTTTGGGCTGGATATAATTGAGAAGCCCCTCAATGGCTGATCCTACAACAGGAACTGCTTCCATAAAGGTCTCATAGCGCTTCAATGCGGCATCCAGTTCTTCCTCTTCTATGGGTTTCAGAAGGTAATCTATGCTATTGTATTTAAAAGCCTGTACGGCATATTCATCATACGCTGTTGTAAAGATTACGGCGCTTTTGACCTCATGTTTATTAAAAATTTCAAAGCTTAAACCATCTGCCAGGCGAATATCCATCATAATGACATCCGGAACAACATTGTTTTCCAGCCAATTAACAGTAGAGGTTATGGAATCTTCTACGGAAAGAATTTCAATATGGGGTCTTAACTTTAGCAACAGCCTTTTTAACCGGTCTGCATTGGGTCTTTCATCCTCAACTATTAAAATTTTATTAATCTTCATATCAACGGGAGTTTTACAATAAATTTATCTTCAGTTTTTTCTATAATCGGTTTTGTATAGCCCAGAATCTCATACCTTGCAATGATATTGGTAAGCCCAACTCCTGAAGAATCCGGCTTATTGAGTAATGGCAAAAAGGTATTAGCAACTACCAGCTCTTTTTCTGAGTTTGTATACACATGAATTTCCAGTGGGTTCGCCTTTGAGGTCTGATTATGCTTAATAGCATTTTCAACCAACAGCTGCAGGGATAATGGAAGCGTATACATAGATCTGTATTCTTCTTGGATGTCAATTTTAAATAATACTCCCTCGCCAATTCTTTTTTCAATCAGGAAAATATAGGAATCTAAAAATTTCAGTTCTTCTTCTACGGCTATGATATCTTTTTTAGAGTTCACCAACAAATACCGGTATACACGGGCAAATTTTTCTGAATATTCATATCCTAACTGTTGATCTTCCAGAATTAGTTCGGAAAGAACACTCAGGTTGTTAAAGATAAAATGGGGATCTATTTGTAATTTAAGAACCTGAAGTTCAGCGGCCATAGCTGCCTGTTTATGCTTGGAGGCTCTAAGTTTATGCTGAGCTGCTTCTACAGCGGTCCTTTTCCAATTTTGAAGCAGATAATCCACTGTATTAAAACCACTTATAATCAACGAAATCACAATATTCGTAGCAACCCATTGTCCTAATAGTGTATATTCTTTTCGGGAATCCATTTCCGGTAAATTATCAGAGGTACAGTCTACAATGGCATTAATAATCATTACAATCAAAACACTTCCTACAATCTGAAGAAATCCCTGGATGAGTAATCGCTTAACCGTCCTATCTTTCCACGGAAGCAGCTTATTGAGAGTAGAATCTATAAAAATACTAACCTCTGAAATGATGATTGAAAAAAAGAATACCCACAAAGCATCTTCAATAAACATTTTCAATGGAGTTTCCCAATACCTTTGCCAAACCGGATCAAAAGGATCAATAAGATAGGAAAATCCGCAGAAAGCAATTACTGCTACGGCCCAAATTACCAGCCTCCTTTTCATAGCGGAAAGGATCTTTTTACTTCGTACTAAATTTTTTCTAATCGTAGAAACCCTATTCATATCCGGGACTTTGTGAATGTAAATATAAAAATAGATTTTAGAAGCCCATGCCCTATTTTTAACGAGACCGCCAAAACCGTCCCTGAAACGTAAAATAAACAAGTTCAAATGAAACCTGACGTTTCATCACCTGAAAAATACATTTCATCATCATTTTATGCAACATCACCATATTTTTAATAAAAGGCCACGGGCTTCTACCCTAGTTTTGCAGTATTAAAATCGGTACAATGAAAACAATAATTGTCTGCACAGATTTTTCCCAGGAAGCTGAAAATGCAATTCATTATGCAGCTTCTATGGCTAAAGAAAACCAATATCATATTATTATACTGTTCAATTTACAGAGCATTTCTATCCATGCCCTGAATGCTCAGATTTCTGCTGATTTTTTCTATGAACAGACCCTTAAAAACCAACAAAAGCTTACTGATAAATCCATGGAGATAAATCTTTTATATGCTGTAAAAACAGAGTATTATCTAGCTTCAGGAAATTTTATTGATGAGCTGAATAACTGTATACAAGCCACAAATGGGGATTTTGTTGTGATGGGGATGGGAGAAAAAACGCTTGAACAGAGGCTTTTAGGGAACAATGTGATCAAGGCTATTCACAGGATCAAAAAACCGATATTAATTATTCCGGGACATATAGAATATACAGGAATCCAAAAGGTTCTCTTTGCCTATGATACTCATAAATCCATTACCTGGTCTGCCATGAATGACATTTATTCTTTCATTAATGAGTTCAATGCAGAAATTGAAGTATTTAATGTAAGTGAGGGTGTAGAGGATTTTACGGAAGTCATTCATGATATCGATCTGAATTCCGGTTATGATCTTGATGATATTAAATACAGCTTTAAGATGATAAAATCTATTGAAATCATCAAAGCGATTGAGGAGGAAGTAAAATTAGCCAATGCAGATCTCCTGACAATGGTTCCTTACCGGTATAATCTTGTAGAATCTCTTTTCCATCGAAGCAAAACAGCCATCATGGCCTATAAAAATAAAGTTCCATTACTATCAATCCCCCTAAACATAGATTAAGACTCAATCAATAAAAATCATATTTGAATTATCCTTTTTTGCCTTTTTAAGGTTAAATTTTACACTTAATCTTGTTTAATAAGACCGGAGTTTTCTTCGGTCTTATTTTGATTTTAACCTCACTCGCTGTAAATTATTTACTGTTCAAGATCATAAAGCTCTAATAATAAAAATCTTCTACGCTATCAACGTAGAAGATCATCCTTAATATAATAATATAAAATTATCAGGAAATCAAAGTCATTAATGTCTGATAATAATTTTCTTGCAATTCACTGCTGCCATTAAGGAACAAATAAGGCTCAATAAGCTCCAGTTCCATTAAGTGAAATGAATTATTGATTAATACACCATCTACCCTCGCATACAATGTTGATTGGGGTAAAGTTTTTAAATACGTCCCAGCCTGTTCTATATGCACCGGATCCGGGGTTGGATAACTAATACTTCCGCCATGATAATGCTGCACTCTGAAATCACCTTGTTTAGGCGTTTTTAATGAACAATGGCTATATTTTCCGTTGAAAAACAGGAATGACCATTCTCCATTTTTAATTTCCTCTACAAAAGGCTGTACCATATAATCCTGTTCTTTCAGAAACTCATTAATTTCTTTAGATCGTTTATCAAAATTATCTCGGTTTATGGTTACCGTATTTTGAGCTCCAGCACTCACACAAGGCTTTACAACCAATTGATCAGCTCCAAAAACTTCAAAAAAATGTTTACCAAAAGAAGATCCTTTTTCCACATATTCTGAGGCAATGACCGGAAGTTGCTTGTCCGCAATATCTTTCAGGTAATGTTTATCTGAATTCCATTTGATGATTTCCACTGGATTTAACACTTTAATTCCTAATCTTTCAAGATGATCCAGCCAGTTCAGAAATTCATGCAAATGATTATGATAATCCCACGGAGACTTGATAATAGCCACATCAAACTGACTCCAGTCCACATTTTCATCATTCCAAATGGTGGGAACAATATCCACACCTTTGTTGTTCAGAAAATTAATCAATTCCGTATCTTCATCATTGGTTACTCCCACCGAAAAACGGTCTTCTTTTTTAAAGCCTACTAGTGTAATTTTCATGCGTCTGTTATTATACGTTTTTCTTGGTGTAAAGTTGCAAAGAACTTATGAATGAACACAGACACAGATTTTTATATTTGGAAGGGTACAATTGAAAATGATAAAATATTGACACCAATTATTTTCCTTTAAATAGTGAACAACAAACAAAAAAGCATTTATTTGTAATACAATTATATTAGACGGAAAATAAAATTGATTTTGGATGGACTAATTAAATTTTTATATTGCATAGTAAAACGATCGTTTTTTAAAACCAAATTATGACTGTAGGTTACGCCAGAGTATCGACTCCCGAACAAAATATTTCTACTCAAGTTGAAATGTTAAAAGATAATGGATGTGAAAAAATATTCACCGACATTGCAAGTGGTGTTCGAGAAGATAGATTAGGATTAAATGAAATGCTCTCCTATTTGCGAAAGGATGATATCATACTAGTATATAAAACAGATCGAATTTTTAGATCACTAAAAAACATGATTGAACTTATCGATAAATTCAATGAAAAGGGCATTCTTTTTAAAAGCATTACCGAACCAGCCTTTGATACAACTTCAGCCAATGGAAAGTTTATTATTCAAATTTTTGGAGCTGTAGCCGAGTTTGAAAGAAGCCTAATTAGTGAAAGAACAAAATCTGGATTAGAAGGTGCTCGAAAAAGAAAAAAACTTTTAGGCAGACCCAAAGGATCAAGCCAAAAAAGTATAGAAAAATATCAATATGCTAAACATCTGTATGATAATAAAAATATTCCCATTAATAAAGCTTGTCAGCAAGCAGCAATAAGCAAAGCAACATTCTATCGTATTGATAAAATAAAAACAACTTAATATTTAATACGTCACATTTTGTCGTATTAAAATATATTTTTGCAAAAAATAGTAATAAATCATTCTACCAATTTTGTTTAAGAAGTAATTGTATATTCATAACAGGTAAAATCATGTCAGGTAAAATATTTTTTATAGGAGGAATCCATGGAGTTGGCAAAAGTACTATATGTAAAAGCATCTGCAAGGATTTAAATCTAAAATACTTATCAGCAAGTCAACTTTTGAAATGGGATGAATCTGAGGACCCAAAAAACAAAAAGGTTAGTAACATTTTACAAATGCAAAATAAATTAATAATTGGTTTGAAACTTAATACTGATGTTAATAAAAATTATCTTTTAGATGGGCATTATTGTTTATTGAATAAAAAAAATAAAGTGCAACCCGTTCCACATGACACATTTATTCAAATTAATCCTATAAACTTAAACATTATTCTAGGTAATGTATCAGAAATTAGTACTAGACTTCAAAATAGAGATAACATAGTTTATTCAATAGAGCTTCTAAAAAAATTTCAAAATTACGAACTATCATATGCACAAGAACTATCAAAAAAATTAAACATAGATCTTAATATAGGAACACAAGATAATTATTCTGAAATATTAGAAAAAATTTATAAGAAACTAAATACACCATGAAAGCATTATTAGATACAAACATTATTATACATAGAGAGGCCTCTCGGGTAATTAATCAAGATGTTGGAATTCTTTATCGATGGTTGGAACGAGCCAAGTATACGAAATGCGTACATTCTCTTTCAATTGTTGAAATTGAGAAATATAAGGATAAGACAGCTGTTAATAGTTTTCATATAAAGTTAGACAGTTATGAACAAATCGAGTTACCATCTCCCTTACAAAAGGAAGTTATAGAGTTATCTTCTATAATAGATGCTAATGACAATGATAGAAATGACACTCAACTTTTAAATGAAGTTTATATTGGCAGAGTGGATATATTAATTACAGAAGATAAAAAAATGCATCGCAAAGCGCTTGAATTGAAAATTCAAGATAAAGTCTTTACTATAGATTCTTTTCTGGAAAAAACATTTGCAGAACATCCAGATCTTGTCAATTATAAAGTTCTTAATGTTCAAAAGCTTAAGTTCGGTAGAATTAATTTAGATGATAATTTTTTCGAAAGTCTTAAAGAAGATTATAATGGATTTGATAAGTGGTTTATAAAGAAATTTGATGAAGAAGCATATATTACTGTAAACTCAAATAATGGTTTACTATTATCCTTCCTATATTTAAAGATTGAAGATAGTGATGAAAATTATAAAGATATTATCCCTTTATTTACTCCTAAGAAAAGACTAAAAATTGGAACTTTCAAGGTAATTAATAATGGATTTCGTCTTGGGGAAAGATTTATGAAAATTATTTTTGATAATGCTTTAAAAAATAAAGTTGATGAGATATATGTTACTATATTTGACAAAAGAGATGAACAAAAAAGACTCATCGACCTGTTGGAGCAATGGGGATTTATTTTCTGGGGGAAGAAAAATGAGGAGTTAATATATGTAAGAGACTTTACTAAAGCTTTTAACAAAGAGAATCTAAAAGCACATTATCCCTATATTTCACGATCACAAAATTGCTACATAGTACCAATTTACCCAGATTAT
This Chryseobacterium sp. G0162 DNA region includes the following protein-coding sequences:
- a CDS encoding efflux RND transporter permease subunit: MLKKIIDRPVLATVISLIIVILGIIGLNQLAVTRFPDISPPTITVSGSYPGGNSETVIRSVVTPLEEQINGVEDMSYMKSTASNDGTFTISVIFKQGVNADQAAVNVQNRVQQATPILPQEVVRMGLTTSKQQNSMVLIFNIYTEDNKQYDETFLQNFANINLIPQIKRVKGVGQAQIFGIKDYSMRIWLNPQKMASYGLEPTDVSNAIADHSLESAPGKLGEESDAALEYVIRYKGKKNKPEQYENIVVKNDGTNVIRLKDVARVEFGSINNSGDNLSNGKNAVTVAIMQTTGSNANEIEIGVNKAIDQLSKSFPPGIKYTKVMSTKERLDEATGQVKSTLIEAFILVFIVVFIFLQDFRSTIIPAIAVPVAIIGTFFFLLVLGFTINVLTLFALVLAIGIVVDDAIVVVEAVHSNMEGTDLSGRDATHKAMGEITGAVISITLVMSAVFIPIGFMSGSAGLFYKQFAYTLAIAIIISAVNALTLTPALCAVFLKNHHAEEGGKKKGFGQRFAVAFNAGFNNMTERYAKGVRFLIGRKWIAAGLVAGIIGLSAWLMTSTTKSFVPMEDDGFFIYSLSMPPGTGLTKTTEVSNKINSILKTVDAVQENTSITGFNLLSNSAGPAYAMGFVKLKPKKERGAVQDIDEIMNIVNDKLSVIKEGSVMSFRMPPVEGYGVTNDAEIVLQDRMGRDPQVLKAKADDVIGQLMQVPEVAYAYTMFRADYPQLELEVNEDKAKQLGVSIANLLGSIQTYFSGDQSQNFSRFGKFYRVNIKADGVFRMDEQAFNDIFVKNNKGEMVPANTLITLKKVYGPESVQRYNLYNSLNINVVPKPGISNGALMDKIEPTLNKLPSDYSYEWTGLSLEEKSAGNQTAVILGLCLLFVYLLLAAQYESYILPLAVMLSIPTGIVGAFLGIKAIGLDNNIYVQVGLIMLIGLLAKNAILIVEFAVQRRKTGLSILDSALEGAKARLRPIIMTSLAFIVGMIPLMISTGGMASGNKSISVSAAIGMLSGVVLGVFVIPILYMFFQYLDEKFSSKKKYPIIQNQLTNENI
- a CDS encoding efflux RND transporter periplasmic adaptor subunit codes for the protein MNYRKGYLALSLITAAILYSCGSGNAQENAQQVQALPTDFIQVKSGNEDVATGYPGSIEGQDNVEIKAQVTGYLEAVYIKEGQYVSKGQTLFRINPSVYNEQVNTNAAALKSALAAQESAKLEVEKLKPLVEGKVVSDMQLKTAQASLKAASAQVAQAQSSLGSSKINANFAYIKAPVSGYIGRIPNRVGNLISPSDASPLTTLSNISSVNVYFSMNEADFIAHSRAAASGENTENVELILADGSTYGFKGRLENASGNFDRNTGSIQMKAVFQNPDKLLRSGGTGRVMIHNALDGVVKLPKTSVKDIQDKFFVYKLEGKDKVKMMQIEVSGSTSQDYFVKNGVNAGDKIAINRIDALADGAQVVAKVSPSK
- a CDS encoding porin family protein, producing MKKFLAITAIVLGVGVQAQTTTPKKESGIELIPKAGINIANQSIKNVNGEKSKTSFQAGLGVNIQTGIKNFSVQPEVNFISKGTKFKNSFGSETYNFNYLEVPVLAKYSFGPVYVNAGPSIGFLMGKNDKVKAAYGKTKSIDFGLQMGAGVAIPAGPGKVIVDGRYNLGLNNISDEKGVDVKNRGFAISLGYAIPL
- a CDS encoding LytR/AlgR family response regulator transcription factor, with amino-acid sequence MKINKILIVEDERPNADRLKRLLLKLRPHIEILSVEDSITSTVNWLENNVVPDVIMMDIRLADGLSFEIFNKHEVKSAVIFTTAYDEYAVQAFKYNSIDYLLKPIEEEELDAALKRYETFMEAVPVVGSAIEGLLNYIQPKDYRKRFLIVHRDGYKTVLAEDILYFYTELGISKAMLNTGVVENIPQTLEELEKQLDPKFFFRANRQFIIHIDSVKQIFNHFNGKLKLELRKQPEMEVIVSREKASIFKSWMDY
- a CDS encoding sensor histidine kinase; its protein translation is MKRRLVIWAVAVIAFCGFSYLIDPFDPVWQRYWETPLKMFIEDALWVFFFSIIISEVSIFIDSTLNKLLPWKDRTVKRLLIQGFLQIVGSVLIVMIINAIVDCTSDNLPEMDSRKEYTLLGQWVATNIVISLIISGFNTVDYLLQNWKRTAVEAAQHKLRASKHKQAAMAAELQVLKLQIDPHFIFNNLSVLSELILEDQQLGYEYSEKFARVYRYLLVNSKKDIIAVEEELKFLDSYIFLIEKRIGEGVLFKIDIQEEYRSMYTLPLSLQLLVENAIKHNQTSKANPLEIHVYTNSEKELVVANTFLPLLNKPDSSGVGLTNIIARYEILGYTKPIIEKTEDKFIVKLPLI
- a CDS encoding universal stress protein, which produces MKTIIVCTDFSQEAENAIHYAASMAKENQYHIIILFNLQSISIHALNAQISADFFYEQTLKNQQKLTDKSMEINLLYAVKTEYYLASGNFIDELNNCIQATNGDFVVMGMGEKTLEQRLLGNNVIKAIHRIKKPILIIPGHIEYTGIQKVLFAYDTHKSITWSAMNDIYSFINEFNAEIEVFNVSEGVEDFTEVIHDIDLNSGYDLDDIKYSFKMIKSIEIIKAIEEEVKLANADLLTMVPYRYNLVESLFHRSKTAIMAYKNKVPLLSIPLNID
- a CDS encoding RimK family alpha-L-glutamate ligase; its protein translation is MKITLVGFKKEDRFSVGVTNDEDTELINFLNNKGVDIVPTIWNDENVDWSQFDVAIIKSPWDYHNHLHEFLNWLDHLERLGIKVLNPVEIIKWNSDKHYLKDIADKQLPVIASEYVEKGSSFGKHFFEVFGADQLVVKPCVSAGAQNTVTINRDNFDKRSKEINEFLKEQDYMVQPFVEEIKNGEWSFLFFNGKYSHCSLKTPKQGDFRVQHYHGGSISYPTPDPVHIEQAGTYLKTLPQSTLYARVDGVLINNSFHLMELELIEPYLFLNGSSELQENYYQTLMTLIS
- a CDS encoding recombinase family protein, translating into MTVGYARVSTPEQNISTQVEMLKDNGCEKIFTDIASGVREDRLGLNEMLSYLRKDDIILVYKTDRIFRSLKNMIELIDKFNEKGILFKSITEPAFDTTSANGKFIIQIFGAVAEFERSLISERTKSGLEGARKRKKLLGRPKGSSQKSIEKYQYAKHLYDNKNIPINKACQQAAISKATFYRIDKIKTT
- a CDS encoding ATP-binding protein is translated as MSGKIFFIGGIHGVGKSTICKSICKDLNLKYLSASQLLKWDESEDPKNKKVSNILQMQNKLIIGLKLNTDVNKNYLLDGHYCLLNKKNKVQPVPHDTFIQINPINLNIILGNVSEISTRLQNRDNIVYSIELLKKFQNYELSYAQELSKKLNIDLNIGTQDNYSEILEKIYKKLNTP
- a CDS encoding PIN domain-containing protein, with the translated sequence MKALLDTNIIIHREASRVINQDVGILYRWLERAKYTKCVHSLSIVEIEKYKDKTAVNSFHIKLDSYEQIELPSPLQKEVIELSSIIDANDNDRNDTQLLNEVYIGRVDILITEDKKMHRKALELKIQDKVFTIDSFLEKTFAEHPDLVNYKVLNVQKLKFGRINLDDNFFESLKEDYNGFDKWFIKKFDEEAYITVNSNNGLLLSFLYLKIEDSDENYKDIIPLFTPKKRLKIGTFKVINNGFRLGERFMKIIFDNALKNKVDEIYVTIFDKRDEQKRLIDLLEQWGFIFWGKKNEELIYVRDFTKAFNKENLKAHYPYISRSQNCYIVPIYPDYHTNLLPDSILNTESPEEFIEDFPHRNGINKVYVSRAYEPHPERGDILIFYRTGGYYKSVVSTIGIVQEVKYDFKDEDDFVLYCRKSTVFPEYDLRKMWNHSHDKPFVVNFLYIYSFPHRINMKELIDLKVLNGINDSPRGFKHISEKKFNDILKNTKSDESFILD